The Juglans microcarpa x Juglans regia isolate MS1-56 chromosome 8D, Jm3101_v1.0, whole genome shotgun sequence genomic sequence AATAGAGTTGTAAAGAGCAAACCCAACCAAACTGGATTCAAAGCTAGAGCTATCCCCTCTCCACGGCTCCACCTAATGAGACGAAGTGAAATATTTCAGGTTACATTCTATGTTTTGACAGCTCCTAGGCTACTCATTTTGAACTTTGATATCTGCAGAAAACAGATTCTTCACCCTTAAATAATGTTTTGATCCAACCTAACAGGCATTCCAAGCAACCCTATCGAATGTCACCTCAAAACTGTTTCCCTATAATATGGTCTCTGTCCCACTAGGCTATGGGTACACTTAAAGCCTTCAACTCCATAGAACACTTATTCCAAAATCATGAAACTATAAAATTTGTGAAAGAATGATCACATCTGTGTCATATCATAACAATCACATATAATCCAAAGTCTCACAACTTGCTCGTAATGCACACAATCTAGGTCTCATAACAAAGGGCCCTTCCCCTTCCCCAGAAAGAAAATAGGTAGCAATCTCTTACTAACTTCCTTCTTTTGGCCAAAGCTCAATGCCATGGACCACAAGGCCAGACTTGCAGTGAAGGAATTCAACCTCCTTCAAGCACATCTCGACCACGCTGTCAAGTTGGCCACAAAAGAATTCCCCAATCTCAATCTCCACCCACATATCCTCTCTCTTGACTGGAAGTTGCCCATCCTCTGTGTTAAGTGGTAATAATTCGTCGTCTGGTTGTTGATCAAAATGTGTATACGATGACATTCTTTTCTGCAAGCAAGCATTGGTAGCATCACTTGCTTCCACCCCATTTTCAGACTTAATGAACACTACCACAGGAAGGTGAAACCCATAGAAACCATCCCTCATGGtgtaaatagaattattcaaaaaaacatTATCCATGTATTTAGCAATTTAGAGATATATAGagtttatttacaataataaacaaaaagtgTGAGTTATAAATAGGCTCCCTCTTTAACAAAGAACTTAATATGATTAGTgttaataaaggaaaatattcaagagAATTCAAGGGAAGAAAATCAAGCCTAGAAAAGAAAGATTAAAcgagtttataaaaataaaaaaaattgtagggcTAACTTTAAGAAACATatgcatacaattattttaattttttttggtggttaaggtgttgttttattgttttgagCGGCCCCTAAGATCCGTCCTTACATATATATTCCCCTAAATAGGAATAGAAGGCTTGAAGACTCAGTacagctttttgttttttgttctgttacttttattttgttatttatttgttgGAAAAAACTACTCTTCCCGCTGGTAGCTCCCGCTGTTGCTCTTGATATTGGATGTTGGATTCGCAAAACTTCTTAAATTTGATCCAAGCCAGGTGACATGGTAAACTTGCAGCAGGGTACCATGGATTCCACCCCTTACCTTGCTATGTTCAGGCAAAACAAACGATATTTCAGAGATTGCTGCGCATGCCTTGCTTGTACCTACAGTAGATGAAGTAATTCCTCCTTTGTAGAATATAAGCGTTCATATAACCATAGTTTCCCTCAGTAACAATCCCAATACATAACACAAACAATGCATGCGACGTATTCacaatacatgcatacatatatatatacatagtccAAGTCCAACCCTCAAAACGTTGCTCATAATATAATGCAGAAAAAACAGGTCTCACAGCAAATGTACTTTGCTCAGAAAGAAAATAGGTACCAATCTCTTAATAATTAACTTTCTTCTTTTGGCCGAAGCTCAATGCCATGGACCACAAGGCCAGACTTCCCGTTAAGGACTTGAACCTCCTTCAAGCACATCTCGACCACGCCATGATCATCAACTTGGCTGCCATTGAAGAATTCTCCAATCTCAATCTCCATCCACATATCCACTCTCTTGATTGGAAGTCGACCATCCAGTCGGTTAATTTGTAATAATTCCTCATTTGATCGTTGTCGATCATGTGTACCCGACCGCATTCTTGGATTCAAATAAGCATTGGTAGCATCACCTCCTTCCTCCTCGTTTTCCAGTCTAATGGATACTTTCACAGGGACGTTAAACCCATAGAAACCATCCACCATGGAGTAGATAAAGTATGCcccatattttgtttttggggaAAGGATTTTTGTCTCAATTATGCCTTTTATGTCAAGCCAATAAACAATTCTAAGATGAGCTACTTCCGAGAATCTGCACATTATACACACCATCgctataaataacaaaaaagggTAAACAAGCATGCAGTACTCAAGAAAACAGAGAGATGAAAAGAGACCTAGACTTGGGTAGAACCGGTGACCGAGTTGAGGAAATCCATTTCCAGTACTGTGGAGTGTCTCCAGATCCCCATATTATACTTAACTCCCTCGCAGCCAGCATCAAACATTTCTTCCCACACAGTTTATCTATTTGGAAACTCCGTTCAATCATTGACACGGACAAAGAGattaaaaacaagaagaaaagtcTAGAGTTGTCAAAtcaagtgatgatttcacacGATATTAGAGCATAGATTCTAAGGTTAAGTGAGGGAGAGTGTGAAGACAAGTATCAATATGCATTAATCTACATATTCCCATCAGTTTAAGTTTTTAGACATAGGTGGTGATTTCACAGGAATAAATCATAACCCAAGAACAAGGGTCAAAGGTGGTTGCTATTATCAGAACATATGACAAATTACCAtgtaaaaaatgagttttgaacTTAAAGAACAAAGATAGCATCAAAAATTACCATTAAAAATTATTGGGACTGCGGTTACAGACTTAAAAGCACCTCTCACATTCAAATCTAACAAACAAGAATTCAAGTCAGAAAGTATAGCCACTTTAAAAAGCACTAGGAAATCAATCTATCTGAATTTGGAACAAGTTTTCCAATATAATCATTTCAGTCTCACAACATGTACTAATCCATATTAGGAACTCCAATGACAAGGGTATATCTTGAAGCAAaaacaatatagaaaaatagCCTGAATTCCTAGCTTATAGCAAGTAAACAAAACTAGGTAGACATGACAGGGTAAAGAGAACTAGGTTTTCTTTTTGCTGATTACCATGTTGTTACTGTTTCCGATCAGAATTGGATTGTCGCAAAGATGGAAATAAAGATTCTTCTTGGTCAACAGGTTCAAGGATGAGGACGATGATGACGACGATGAAATGATCTCTTGATAATCAGGTGGAAGAAACCTCTCCCACACGAGATTCGAAGTTGTAGCGGATTCGAAGGCACGGGAGACCAgcgacaacctacatgcatccCGAGGGGATGTACCGGAAATTATGTTGGCGATGCATTCTTCCGGCAGTGTTCTGGTGATATCCATGACCATTCTCTCCTGTTCTTCTCCTTCTCTAGGAAGTTATTACAGGTTCAACGTGTGCAACAGCAGTAAAAtgagaacagaaacagaacaaGAAAAAGCTTGAAAGGGTCTCAAAAGGAGAATAAACAAAAATACGGCAGGTTTTGGTGATATCATTTCCTTCTCTCGGAAGTTATTACAGGTTCAACGTgttcacatctctctctctctctctctctctctgaaagtGACTCACATTTTACAGTTTAcgaaaaatacatttatattttatgaaaaaggcaaaataaacaaaatgtaaaagaaaattcctcaaagaataattattagaagtcaattattttaagaagttttgagatcatgttttgaattttcatagcaatttaaatattattaaagaacaatgtatgattattataaatttctgAGTAATTTAGGAGTTGTTTTTTAGAACagcttttgttttcattttgttatttatgtatttgtttgttATCTGAGCATGTAGgcatttttttatgcaattttaaGCTTGGAAAGAAATATTTCGACACTGGTGCGACCATTTCAggattagttatatatatatttaaaaatataaactgataattaacaaaataaatacatgtgTATGTAACTATGtatcatatatgtatgtatatatattataatatatatagaaaaattcgagatttatgaaatgaatatgtgttgaaaacattaaaaaatatataaagataatggggttaaaagataatatcataaaatatcaCAATTATATAAGAGtcgagaaattattaaaaataaagagattttttaaagagagagagagaatgagaagaCATATTTAATattccaaaaaaatttaaaattatctaaatgGCTTTTTGATTTTAAAACTATATGAATATCAtctaaatttagaatttataaaaatgtcatcCAAACTCCAAGAAGTTACAAATCTGccattaaaacaataaaaaagggAATATAGTCCAAATGCAAAATTGCAGTTGAATGCAGGAATTTAGAACGAAACAGAATGGAAATTTAGTGTACTAGATACTACACCGAAACGAAATATTCCGGTCATGGCCGAAACGGAACGGGATTCAAAACTATGATTTAGAACGAAACATAATGGAAATGTAGTGAAATGGTTATTACACCGAAACGGAGTATTCCAGTCGTGGCCGAAATGGAACAGAATTCAAAACTAtgccaaaaatctcaaaccaAGAAAGGTCAAGCCAGCAAGAAAAGCGACTTAAATAAGCACTAAGGAAATCAATCTTTCTCAGAGAAGGTATAATATTACATACTTAAAAACAATGCTATCCATAAATAACCATTGTAAGTTTCACAACAAGCTAGCTAATCAATTGGACTATGAATTCAttacttgtcccaaaagttaAAATTGATTGAAAGAGTTCTTTAATCATTTATCTTAACACTCCCGTCACATGTGAACCAAACTCCCCCTCAATATATAGACTCAAGACgttcattatttaattaattggacGAAGTATAGAGTATGGAGGGGATGAAAGCCCCCTCGGCCTAACAAGTTGAGCTCAAAAGGAAACAAGAAGCCCATCTCCCTGCCCGAGCATCTATTCAGCCCAAAACCCCATAAGAAATCAGAAGCCCATCTCACAGCCCAAGGATCAAGCCGGCCCACCCAAGAGACCTCGAAATGGTAAAAAAGGGGATTGAGGAAAATGATAAGTTCCGACAAAGAGTTGACAAAGGCGGGCACCGCCCACGTAGGCCGGGAGATCATCGGCGAAATTGTCAAAGGCTCCTGCTACCGCATCAGTAACCCTCCTCTGATATGCAACCTCGCAGTGGGTGTCTCAGGCACACCCCAGGTACTCATGAGCTACTGCTTGAGGACATGTGAGAGAAGTAACTATCCCCCTACACCCAGAGAATGGAAAAGGCAAGCGCCGCCGACACAAGCTGAGAGGTCACCGACGTGCTTGTCAAAGACCCACTCTGCATTAGCCACTCTTCTTCGGTACGCTACATCACGTTAAATGCTCTAGGCGGCCAGTGCATGAGAATGATGGGACTTCACCCTGGCGATGGGTGTGAGATGTTCCCCCATACCCAATATAAAAGCAAACCACCAGGTACATACTAACTCAGGCAAAAACTTCTATCAAAATCCTGGTAGAAAAAATTGACTTAGGTATCGGAGGGTCCTCTGACCACTCCCGAGCCTTTCCTTGAATTAGTGTTGGTGCAAGTTAGCTATCCATTCCTCAGTTGTCCGAGGAGACCTTGTGGTACATAGAAAACACGTTCAAAACAGAATAAACTTAGAacctctgctctgataccacatataatcaccacttgtcccaaaagtttaaactgatcgaaaataaataaattgaatcgtttatatttatcttaacaATGACCTCTAGTAACGAGAGTAGTTCTtgaagcaatatatatatatatatatatatatatatataagtagccCTTCCTAGCCCATATCAACTAAACATCAGGTAAAGATAAGTAATAGGTTATGTCCACCATGTTACTGTTGCCGATGAGGATTGGATTGTCACAAAGATGGAAATAAAGATCCTTCTTGTGCAACATGTTCAATGATAAGGGCAATGACGATGATGACAACGAAATGATGTGCTGATAACCTCTACCACAAGAGATTCAAAccccatttggatacagaaacactctcaactcgtatcatatcatctcatctcatcattacaacttttctgaatttccatacaaaatataataaacaattcaacattttcaaatctcaaaacaataataatattaaaaaataatattctaacaatattttattcaactcatctaaaaccatctcatctgatctcagttcactatccaaacgagcccaaAGTTGCAGTGCTTTCGAAGGCTCGAGAGACCAGCAACAACCTACATGCATCGCAAAGGGATGTGCCAGAAATTATGTTGGTGATGCATTCTTCTGGTAGTGTTGTGGTGATATCCATTTCCgtctctcctctctttttccttctcaaaaGTTGTAACAAAGCTCATGAACATGTGCATAAATGCATTGGATGCACCAATCGgctatattttatgtatatttttttaagtgctACATACATaaaggaaatatataaaaataaactcacaaattgatgtgatccgttagatctactttatgataaaattaattttacaatctgacgtaccacaTTAAGTCACGTCactttatagatttacttttgtgtaatctctttgtagttACAACATTTCTCTATTTGTTTACAATTCAATTTGTGttgtatatgtaatatatacaattattgtgagcataattcaaaaattaaaaaagtttgtgcaaaaaataaagacatgATAGTGATTTCCTAGATTTTTTAGACAAATTATAAAGCGTGTTCTACTCTAGACCTAACAAATATTCTAAAAGAACtcatatatcaaaaaaataaaaacaaatattgtcAAGCTGGTATATAGAACACATCTAAGAAAGTActtaatgatataatttgatttggaagatatataaattttcaaattggaATGTCAAATATTAAGTTATGTGAATGGTGTGCTATACATGACACTGGCTTAAGAATAGAATTATTcgataacaaaaaaaaagaatagaattattcaaaaaaacatTATCCATGTATTTAGCAATTTAGAGATATATAGAgtttatttacaataatttaaaaaaaaaaagtgcgaGTTATAAATAGCGCTCCCTCTCTAACAAAGAACTTAATATGATTAGtgttaataaagaaaaatattcaagagAACTCAAGGGAAGAAAATCAAGcctagaaaagagaaaatagaaaagaaagattaaacgagtttaaaaaaaaaaaattgtagggcTAACTTTAAGAACCATatgcatacaattattttaattttttttagtggttAAGGTgttgttttattgttttgagCGGCCCCTAAGATCCGTCCCTACATATATATTCCCCTAAATAGGAATAGAGGACTTGAAAAATCAGTaaagcttttgttttttgttctgtttgttgcttttattttgttatttatttgtttttctgtCTATTTCTGATCGCCTAGGTAATTTCTATGCAAGTTTGGATGTTGACCaggttttaaaattataaccCTTGAGAGAAATGTTTGGCATGCAcccaaattttataaaagaaaatttacaaattaatatatcttaaAATGATACATCAGAATTAgaggtgtaatcggtccggtcgGTCTTGGGGGAGAATATCGGACCAAACCGATTTTTTTGGTCCACAAAAAGTACGGACTGGGCTGGACCGATAAGGATTACTTTGGACCCAACCAGATCATTTTGGACCGAAAATTcaatttctttagtttcttgGACCGAGATCGATCGGTCTCTTTCAATCAGTTCGATCAATTTTCTCGATCCgaagaaaaaaatcttacaCCCCTTAATcagaatgtaaattattttttattataaagtaaatctaacagtgcacttttttattaaatattaatccGATAATTTGATCGAGGCTTTTCTAATATTCCTTTTTCAAGTCTCCTACAATTAGTTCTTCGAATTTCTACTAGGGTTTTACTGATGGAGGCTCCAGTTACTCTTAATATTGGAAGTTGGATTTGCAAAACTTCTTAGATTTTATCCAAGCCAGCTGACATGGTAGGTACCATGGATTCTAGCCCTTGCCAAGCTATGTTCACCCAAAACAAACGAAATTTCAAAAACTGTTGCTCATGCTTTGATTGCTCCTACGTGCAGTAGATGAAGTACTAATTCCACCCTTATAGAATGTAGTCGTTTATATTAccaaagtagtaaaaaattaaaaatcccaATACATAACACAAAACCATGTACGCTACATATTCacaaagcatgcatatatatatatatatgagtaatgttatatac encodes the following:
- the LOC121243725 gene encoding F-box protein PP2-B10-like isoform X1 — protein: MNMDITRTLPEECIANIISGTSPRDACRLSLVSRAFKSIATSNLVWGRFLPPDCQEIISSSSSSSSLNMLTKKNLYFHLCDNPILIGNSNNMSFQIDKLCGKKCLMLAARELSIIWGSGDTPQYWKWISSTRSPVLPKSRFSEVAHLRIVYWLDIKGIIETKILSPKTKYGAYFIYSMVDGFYGFNVPVKVSIRLENEEEGGDATNAYLNPRMRSGTHDRQRSNEELLQINRLDGRLPIKRVDMWMEIEIGEFFNGSQVDDHGVVEMCLKEVQVLNGKSGLVVHGIELRPKEES